The sequence GGCTCCGGTCTGCTGGACACCGCACCGCTGCGGACCGACCTCCGGTCCCTGGTCCTGCCGGCGCTGGGCGTGATCGTCCTCGCCGCCGCGGTGGCCGGTGTGCAGGCCTGGTGGACCGGCCGCCGCGGATCGATCACCGAACTCAGGGCAGGAGACTCCCGATGACGACGCCGTCGACCGATTCCACGCTGGCGGAGCTCGAACAGCGGGCCACCGCCCGGCGCGACCGGCCCTCCTACGGGCACGACGCGCTCATCGCCTGCGACCGCCTGGTCCGCATCTTCACCACGGACGGGGTGGAGGTGCAGGCCCTCCAGGGCCTCGATCTGCTGGTTCAGGAGGGCGAGTTGCTGGCCCTGGTGGGCGCGTCCGGCAGCGGCAAGTCCACGCTGATGAACATCCTGGCGGGGCTGGACGAGCCCACGGCCGGGGCAGCGAAGGTGGCGGGCTGCGATCTGCTGTCCATGGGCCAGAAGGAACGGCTCCGCTACCGCCGGGACGTCGTCGGCTTCGTCTGGCAGCAGACCGCCCGCAACCTCCTGCCGTATCTCACGGCGCTCCAGAACATCACGCTGCCCATGCAACTGCGCGGGCGCGGCCGGAACCGCGAACGGGCCGCGCGCGCCGAGGCGTTGCTGAAGATGCTGGAGGTCGAGGACTGCCGCGACCGGCGTCCGCAGCAGATGTCGGGCGGCCAGCAGCAGCGGGTGGCGATCGCCGTCTCGCTCGCCAACTCCCCCTCGGTGC is a genomic window of Streptomyces sp. NBC_00708 containing:
- a CDS encoding ABC transporter ATP-binding protein gives rise to the protein MTTPSTDSTLAELEQRATARRDRPSYGHDALIACDRLVRIFTTDGVEVQALQGLDLLVQEGELLALVGASGSGKSTLMNILAGLDEPTAGAAKVAGCDLLSMGQKERLRYRRDVVGFVWQQTARNLLPYLTALQNITLPMQLRGRGRNRERAARAEALLKMLEVEDCRDRRPQQMSGGQQQRVAIAVSLANSPSVLLADEPTGELDSATGEQVFAAFRRANEELGTTIVIVTHDQAVANEVRRTVAIRDGRTSFEVLRRTEVDAATGQESQVAREYAMLDRAGRLQLPADYTEALGMEHRVMLELEQDHIGVWPDGRGPGTE